A window of Actinobacillus suis ATCC 33415 contains these coding sequences:
- the znuC gene encoding zinc ABC transporter ATP-binding protein ZnuC — translation MQIKQLTPVPQPKKKGEPLVELQQIEVSFGGQKALQNINLTVYANSITTIVGPNGGGKSTLLKVLLKLLAPTKGKVIHQKGLKIGYVPQKLHLDHSMPITVQKFLSLKPNCSAQAIQEALALFSITHLAENSMQKLSGGELQRVLLARAILDRPQLLVLDEPMQGVDITGQTELYQLLNNTRSWLNCAILMVSHDLNIVMANTDEVLCVNKHICCAGTPEMVTNDPHFIHFFGDQFAKNVAFYSHHHNHHHNLHGDVCSGQCHCSH, via the coding sequence ATGCAAATAAAACAACTTACTCCTGTACCGCAGCCTAAAAAAAAGGGCGAGCCTCTTGTAGAACTTCAACAAATTGAAGTAAGTTTCGGTGGTCAAAAAGCTTTGCAAAATATCAATTTAACGGTATATGCGAATTCTATTACGACGATTGTCGGCCCAAATGGCGGCGGAAAATCGACGTTACTTAAAGTATTACTCAAGTTACTTGCTCCAACCAAGGGCAAGGTTATTCATCAAAAAGGGCTTAAAATCGGTTATGTGCCGCAAAAATTGCATTTGGATCATTCAATGCCAATTACGGTGCAAAAATTTCTATCACTAAAACCGAACTGCTCTGCACAAGCGATTCAAGAAGCTCTTGCACTCTTTTCTATTACGCATTTAGCAGAAAATAGTATGCAGAAATTATCCGGCGGTGAATTGCAGCGCGTTTTACTTGCTCGAGCTATTTTAGATCGCCCGCAATTATTAGTTTTAGACGAACCGATGCAAGGGGTGGATATTACAGGGCAAACCGAACTCTATCAACTATTAAATAATACTCGTTCGTGGTTAAATTGCGCAATTTTGATGGTTTCGCACGATTTAAACATCGTAATGGCAAATACTGATGAAGTTTTATGCGTGAATAAGCATATTTGTTGTGCCGGCACACCGGAAATGGTGACCAATGATCCGCATTTTATCCATTTCTTTGGTGACCAATTTGCCAAAAATGTTGCCTTTTATTCTCACCACCACAACCATCATCACAACTTACACGGTGATGTCTGTAGCGGACAATGCCATTGCAGTCATTAG
- a CDS encoding VirK/YbjX family protein codes for MTDYNYPSAYKIYPDTPQKSYRLKRLRFWLRSRLHQKQINLFTQFINQNPALIPLLNQRPNYSYPLVHRFLDKRFSATQRFQAICDNLTFLPKALAQYQLPPLWEKSISFGEIISDFELRLNINEHQPMEGFWALELYQKSSQQLVYLLTFGLVENALLIGVIQGSNQANAKELMKQLTKQCYGLRPAHLMVESMKLLASVLGYKQLLGIPHKYQNKSRFIQSKRYVVDYDAIFSESGGILKDYWQMSVASDKSLERIPSKKRSMYRKRFALLEQIEGNIRMAFGIA; via the coding sequence ATGACTGATTACAATTACCCGAGTGCATACAAAATATATCCTGATACTCCTCAAAAATCTTATCGTCTTAAACGTTTACGCTTCTGGTTACGTTCTCGTTTACATCAAAAACAAATTAATTTATTCACTCAATTTATAAATCAGAATCCGGCACTTATTCCTCTGTTGAATCAAAGACCTAATTATAGTTATCCTCTTGTGCATCGTTTTTTGGATAAGCGTTTTAGTGCAACACAACGTTTTCAAGCAATTTGTGATAACTTAACCTTTCTCCCGAAAGCATTAGCTCAATACCAATTACCTCCACTATGGGAAAAGTCAATAAGCTTTGGCGAAATCATCTCGGATTTTGAGCTTCGTTTGAATATCAATGAACATCAACCTATGGAAGGTTTTTGGGCATTGGAGCTATATCAAAAAAGTTCACAACAGCTTGTATATCTATTAACTTTTGGGCTAGTTGAAAATGCACTACTTATCGGTGTGATTCAAGGCTCTAACCAAGCCAATGCCAAAGAGTTAATGAAACAATTAACTAAGCAATGTTATGGCCTACGCCCTGCTCATTTAATGGTAGAAAGTATGAAGTTGCTTGCTTCCGTGCTTGGCTATAAGCAGCTACTTGGTATTCCGCATAAATATCAAAATAAATCTCGATTTATCCAAAGCAAACGTTATGTTGTTGATTATGATGCTATTTTTAGTGAAAGCGGTGGAATCCTAAAAGATTATTGGCAAATGTCTGTGGCGAGCGATAAATCGCTTGAACGCATCCCAAGCAAAAAACGTTCGATGTATCGTAAACGCTTTGCACTACTTGAACAAATAGAAGGCAATATCCGCATGGCATTTGGAATTGCCTAA
- the sucC gene encoding ADP-forming succinate--CoA ligase subunit beta yields the protein MNLHEYQAKQIFAQYQLPVSHGIACTNTHEALSAIQQLNGDIWAAKCQVHAGGRGKAGGVKLVRNDADVREFCDKWFGQHLVTFQTDAHGQPVNTIYIEETCQIERELYLGAVVDRSSQKIVFMASCAGGMNIEDVAQQTPELIHKVTIDPLTGAQAFQGRELAFQLGLSGDQIKQFAHIFVQLANLFIEKDLALVEVNPLVLTKQGQLLCLDAKMVVDSNALYRHPELKTLQDPSQEDPREAEAAKWELNYVALDGNIGCMVNGAGLAMGTMDIVKLHGGRPANFLDVGGGATKERVAEAFKLILSDQNVKAVLVNIFGGIVRCDLIAEGIIAAVNEVGVSLPVVVRLEGTNAELGRQLLANSGLSLIAATTLTQAAQFAVRAAQGK from the coding sequence ATGAACCTACATGAATATCAAGCAAAGCAAATTTTTGCACAATATCAACTCCCAGTGAGTCACGGTATTGCCTGTACAAATACGCATGAGGCGCTTTCCGCCATTCAACAATTAAACGGAGATATTTGGGCGGCTAAATGTCAAGTCCATGCAGGAGGAAGAGGCAAAGCCGGTGGGGTTAAATTAGTCCGTAATGACGCAGACGTTCGTGAGTTCTGCGATAAATGGTTTGGGCAGCATTTAGTCACATTCCAAACCGATGCTCATGGACAACCGGTAAATACGATTTATATTGAAGAAACTTGCCAAATCGAACGTGAATTATACTTAGGTGCAGTAGTTGATCGCTCATCACAAAAAATCGTATTTATGGCATCCTGTGCCGGTGGTATGAATATTGAAGATGTCGCTCAGCAAACGCCCGAACTTATCCATAAAGTAACTATCGATCCGCTTACCGGCGCTCAAGCATTTCAAGGCCGAGAACTTGCCTTCCAATTAGGACTCTCCGGCGATCAAATTAAACAATTCGCACATATTTTTGTACAACTCGCCAATTTATTTATTGAAAAAGATCTTGCTCTAGTTGAAGTAAATCCTCTCGTGCTGACCAAACAAGGTCAATTACTCTGCTTAGATGCCAAAATGGTTGTCGATAGCAACGCACTTTATCGCCACCCTGAACTCAAAACTCTACAAGACCCAAGCCAAGAAGATCCTCGAGAAGCTGAAGCAGCAAAATGGGAGCTCAATTATGTTGCGTTAGATGGAAATATCGGCTGTATGGTTAACGGCGCTGGCTTAGCAATGGGAACGATGGATATCGTCAAATTACACGGTGGTCGTCCGGCAAACTTTTTAGATGTCGGTGGTGGAGCAACCAAAGAACGTGTTGCAGAAGCTTTTAAATTAATTCTTTCCGATCAAAATGTGAAAGCAGTCTTGGTCAATATCTTCGGCGGCATTGTCAGATGTGATTTAATTGCAGAAGGTATTATTGCTGCAGTTAATGAAGTCGGAGTCAGTCTTCCGGTTGTTGTGCGTTTAGAAGGAACAAATGCCGAATTAGGTCGTCAGCTTCTCGCAAACAGCGGTTTAAGTCTCATTGCAGCCACTACATTAACACAAGCGGCACAATTTGCAGTCAGAGCAGCACAAGGGAAATAA
- the mepM gene encoding murein DD-endopeptidase MepM, giving the protein MALLSIFIGIVLALKNQPSISSATNQEQYVVLDEQTEKHKDEPEQADVAAGDQTTDNEQTDPNSAEEVGAEDANATSYEDLLNEKDDEVEGQEGTTVNKETEKPEEKLSPEAEKVLDEILEVADEALRIQDQFSYTVGRGDKLKDVLEQSGLGISVARAMIKRFPELANLDGGQQFYWILDNHGELEYMNWLVSEKEERIYERKDNGKWVFQKIQKKGEWRQDVVRGSIDGSFATSLKNVGLSERQVNQLAVGLQSQIATNKLKKGDRFAILVKREYINGTVTDVGNVEGILIVSGKKRYYAIQADNGRYYSSHGETLSKGFARIPLLFSARVSSSYNPRRVHPITRRVRPHNGVDFGVPTGTPIIAPGDGVVEHIAYQARGAGRYIKIRHGHITTVYMHLSKTLVRVGQNVKKGERIALSGNTGGSTGPHLHYEFHINGRPVNPMTVKLPGSSSGMASKERQSFLKRAKAVEAKLKL; this is encoded by the coding sequence ATGGCGCTGTTATCGATTTTTATCGGTATTGTACTTGCTTTAAAAAATCAACCATCCATTAGCAGCGCAACAAATCAAGAACAATATGTTGTGCTTGATGAACAAACTGAAAAACATAAGGATGAGCCGGAACAAGCTGATGTGGCGGCAGGGGATCAAACAACGGATAATGAACAAACTGATCCTAATTCAGCAGAAGAGGTTGGCGCGGAAGATGCTAATGCAACCTCTTATGAAGATTTGCTCAATGAAAAGGATGATGAAGTAGAAGGACAAGAAGGCACGACAGTTAACAAAGAAACTGAAAAGCCAGAAGAAAAGTTATCGCCGGAAGCGGAGAAGGTATTAGATGAAATCTTAGAGGTTGCCGATGAAGCATTACGCATTCAAGATCAGTTTAGTTATACCGTCGGTCGCGGCGATAAATTAAAAGACGTTTTAGAGCAGTCTGGTTTAGGCATAAGTGTTGCGCGAGCAATGATCAAGCGCTTCCCTGAGCTTGCTAATTTAGATGGTGGACAACAATTTTACTGGATCTTAGATAACCACGGTGAATTGGAATATATGAACTGGTTGGTATCTGAAAAAGAAGAACGTATTTATGAGCGTAAAGATAACGGTAAATGGGTTTTTCAAAAGATACAGAAAAAAGGTGAATGGCGACAAGATGTTGTGCGAGGTTCGATTGATGGAAGTTTTGCAACAAGTCTTAAAAACGTAGGGTTATCTGAACGCCAAGTCAATCAATTAGCGGTCGGATTACAATCACAAATTGCAACTAATAAACTTAAAAAAGGCGATCGTTTTGCGATCTTAGTAAAACGTGAATACATTAATGGCACGGTAACGGATGTCGGTAATGTTGAAGGAATTTTAATTGTAAGCGGTAAAAAACGTTATTATGCGATTCAGGCAGATAACGGACGTTACTATAGCAGCCATGGTGAGACCTTAAGCAAAGGTTTTGCTCGTATTCCATTGTTGTTCAGTGCGAGAGTTTCATCATCTTATAACCCTAGACGGGTTCACCCGATCACACGTCGAGTGAGACCGCATAACGGTGTGGATTTCGGTGTGCCGACAGGAACTCCGATTATTGCCCCGGGTGATGGTGTAGTGGAGCATATCGCTTATCAAGCAAGGGGAGCAGGACGTTATATTAAGATCCGGCACGGACATATTACAACCGTGTATATGCATCTAAGTAAAACGCTTGTACGTGTAGGGCAGAACGTGAAAAAAGGTGAGCGTATTGCGCTCTCAGGAAATACTGGTGGATCAACTGGTCCGCATTTACATTATGAATTCCATATTAATGGACGACCGGTTAACCCGATGACGGTAAAATTACCTGGTTCCAGTTCAGGTATGGCAAGCAAAGAACGACAATCTTTCTTAAAACGGGCAAAAGCTGTAGAAGCGAAGCTTAAACTTTAA
- the dsbC gene encoding bifunctional protein-disulfide isomerase/oxidoreductase DsbC: protein MKKNAIALLGLSILSTSVMADDASLKRTLERMGATNVKISDSALPGFRTAVSNEGVVQISENGRFVIQGQIFELKNGKAVDITNKSLLADLNSLEKEMIIYPAKNEKHIVTVFMDITCHYCHLMFQRIKEYNDLGITLRFLAFPRGGMNTQTAKQMEAIWTSTDKVKALNDAENGTLPKEVKIPNIVKKHYELGIKFGVTGTPNMVDSSGQLIAGYVEPKELLKMLSE from the coding sequence ATGAAAAAAAATGCGATTGCATTATTAGGTCTATCCATATTAAGTACATCAGTAATGGCTGATGATGCAAGCCTCAAACGCACGTTAGAAAGAATGGGGGCAACGAATGTTAAAATCAGTGATTCGGCATTACCAGGTTTTAGAACTGCAGTTTCAAATGAGGGAGTAGTTCAAATTAGTGAGAATGGACGTTTTGTGATTCAAGGTCAGATTTTTGAACTGAAAAACGGCAAAGCGGTTGATATTACTAATAAATCCTTACTTGCTGATTTAAATTCTCTAGAAAAAGAGATGATTATTTATCCGGCGAAGAATGAAAAACATATAGTGACTGTGTTTATGGATATTACGTGTCACTACTGTCATTTGATGTTCCAACGTATTAAAGAATATAACGATTTAGGTATTACGCTTCGTTTTCTTGCTTTCCCTCGTGGTGGTATGAATACTCAAACAGCGAAACAAATGGAAGCGATTTGGACATCAACCGATAAAGTAAAAGCGTTAAATGATGCGGAAAACGGTACTTTACCAAAAGAAGTTAAAATACCAAATATTGTGAAAAAACACTATGAGCTTGGGATTAAATTTGGCGTAACAGGGACACCAAATATGGTTGATAGTAGCGGACAATTAATTGCAGGGTACGTTGAGCCGAAAGAATTACTCAAAATGCTAAGCGAATAG
- the odhB gene encoding 2-oxoglutarate dehydrogenase complex dihydrolipoyllysine-residue succinyltransferase, with amino-acid sequence MTIEILTPDLPESVADATVATWHKNVGDAIKRDEVIVEIETDKVVLEVPAPHDGILAEICQVQGATVISKQLLGKISTVQAGDFTQETIKPTNEATPADRKSAAIEHDHSDADSQGPAIRRLLAEHNIEAHLVKGTGVGGRITREDIEHHLAQRQTQASKQAIDTEQSTVSTVSYSARSEKRVPMTRLRKRIAERLLEAKNTTAMLTTFNEVDMQPIMTLRKTYGEKFEKQHGVRLGFMSFYIKAVVEALKRYPEINASIDGDDVVYHNYFDISIAVSTPRGLVTPVIRNCDKLSMADIEKTIKELAEKGRDGKLTVEDLTGGNFTITNGGVFGSLMSTPIINPPQSAILGMHAIKDRPVAINGQVVIRPMMYLALSYDHRLIDGRESVGFLVAVKDLLEDPTRLLLEI; translated from the coding sequence ATGACTATTGAAATTTTAACGCCGGACTTACCCGAATCTGTTGCAGATGCGACTGTTGCTACTTGGCATAAGAATGTGGGTGATGCAATTAAACGTGATGAAGTAATCGTTGAAATTGAAACGGATAAAGTCGTATTAGAAGTACCAGCGCCGCATGACGGTATTTTAGCGGAAATCTGCCAAGTTCAAGGCGCTACTGTTATTTCCAAACAATTACTCGGCAAAATCTCAACCGTCCAAGCAGGCGATTTCACCCAAGAAACGATTAAACCAACGAATGAAGCGACTCCGGCGGATCGTAAGTCTGCAGCTATTGAGCATGACCATTCCGATGCGGATTCTCAAGGCCCAGCGATTCGCCGTTTATTGGCTGAACACAATATTGAGGCTCATTTAGTCAAAGGTACCGGTGTTGGCGGCAGAATTACCCGTGAAGATATTGAACATCATTTAGCACAACGTCAAACACAAGCTTCAAAACAGGCTATTGACACAGAGCAAAGCACTGTCAGTACCGTGTCTTACTCAGCACGTAGCGAAAAACGTGTGCCAATGACACGTTTACGTAAACGTATTGCTGAACGTCTGTTAGAAGCGAAAAATACAACGGCAATGTTAACCACATTCAATGAAGTGGATATGCAGCCGATTATGACATTACGTAAAACTTACGGTGAAAAATTTGAAAAACAACACGGTGTACGTTTAGGCTTTATGTCGTTCTATATTAAAGCGGTTGTTGAAGCATTAAAACGTTATCCGGAAATCAATGCATCGATTGACGGTGATGATGTGGTATATCACAACTATTTCGATATTAGTATTGCGGTCTCAACCCCTCGCGGCTTAGTCACACCGGTTATCCGTAACTGCGATAAATTATCGATGGCGGATATTGAGAAAACGATTAAAGAGCTTGCTGAAAAAGGTCGTGACGGTAAATTAACCGTAGAAGATTTAACCGGCGGTAATTTTACCATTACAAACGGTGGTGTATTCGGTTCATTAATGTCTACCCCGATCATCAATCCACCACAAAGTGCGATTTTAGGGATGCACGCCATTAAAGATCGCCCGGTTGCCATAAACGGCCAAGTGGTTATTCGTCCAATGATGTATCTAGCACTTTCTTATGACCATCGTTTAATTGATGGACGTGAATCTGTTGGTTTCTTAGTTGCTGTCAAAGATTTATTAGAAGATCCGACACGTTTATTACTTGAAATTTAA
- the sucA gene encoding 2-oxoglutarate dehydrogenase E1 component yields the protein MQHKNFEDWLASSPFGGSNQAYVEEIYEQYLEDPTSVDASWCTIFDTLPKTQVVEQPHSQVRDYFRKLARENVPESVTVIDPEASAKQVRLLQWINAHRFRGYLEAKLDPLGYYRWKTSQVPELDYRHHGFTDADLNETVTIGKYVYGKETMKFSDLADALKQTYLGTIGLEFMHVQDMEQRNWLQAKIESTLNKPLFSHEEKVNLLTELTAADGLERYLGAKFPGAKRFSLEGSDAFIPMMKEIIRHAGRQGMKDVVMGMAHRGRLNMLVNVLGKKPAELFDEFAGKHADDNRTGDVKYHQGFSSDFDVDGERVHLTLAFNPSHLEIVSPVVIGSVRARQERIRDTEYNKVLAVTVHGDSAVAGQGVVQETLNMSNARGYKVGGTIRIVINNQIGFTTSNPNDTRSTEFCTDIAKMIQAPIIHVNGDDPEAVAFAARMAVEYRTLFKRDIFIDLISYRRHGHNEADEPLATQPMMYSIIKKHPTPRKVYADRLVAEGVLNQDQATEIMNNYRDALDNGDRVVPEWREMDMAAVDWLQYLNYDWTAPYESKFPLDRFQTLAKRVCEYPESLRPHSRVEKIYNDRKEMYEGKKLLDWGMAETMAYATLLDEGTHVRLSGEDAGRGTFFHRHAVVHNQNDGTGYVPLAHLHANQGRFEVWDSVLSEEAVLAFEYGYATTDPKTLTIWEAQFGDFANGAQIVIDQFISSGEQKWGRMCGLVMLLPHGYEGQGPEHSSARLERYLQLCAQQNMQVCVPSTPAQVYHMLRRQAIRKMRRPLVAISPKSLLRHPLAVSSLAELVDGEFQTVIGEIDSNIKAKKVKRVVMCSGKVYYDLLEQRRQNEQTDVAIVRIEQLYPFPYEDMKKVLEPYVHVKDFVWCQEEPLNQGAWYCSKHNFEASVPEKAKLTYAGRPASASPAVGYTSLHTQQQKQLVAEALTL from the coding sequence ATGCAACATAAAAATTTTGAAGACTGGTTAGCTTCCTCACCTTTCGGTGGTTCTAACCAAGCTTATGTTGAAGAAATCTACGAACAATATCTTGAAGACCCAACTAGCGTTGATGCTAGCTGGTGTACCATCTTTGATACCCTTCCGAAAACGCAAGTCGTAGAACAACCCCATTCGCAAGTGCGTGACTATTTCCGTAAACTCGCCCGTGAAAATGTCCCGGAATCCGTTACGGTTATCGATCCGGAAGCCAGCGCCAAACAAGTTCGTTTATTACAATGGATTAACGCTCACCGTTTCCGTGGTTATCTTGAAGCAAAACTCGACCCTCTTGGTTATTATCGTTGGAAAACCTCTCAAGTACCTGAATTAGATTACCGCCATCACGGTTTTACCGATGCGGATCTAAATGAAACCGTTACGATTGGTAAATATGTTTATGGCAAAGAAACAATGAAATTTAGTGATCTTGCCGATGCATTAAAACAAACCTATTTGGGTACAATAGGTTTAGAGTTTATGCACGTGCAAGATATGGAACAACGTAACTGGCTACAAGCAAAAATTGAAAGCACCTTAAATAAACCGTTGTTCTCGCACGAAGAAAAAGTCAATTTACTTACCGAATTAACCGCTGCTGACGGTCTTGAACGTTATCTCGGCGCAAAATTCCCCGGAGCAAAACGTTTCTCACTCGAAGGTAGCGATGCATTTATTCCAATGATGAAAGAAATCATTCGTCATGCTGGTCGCCAAGGTATGAAAGACGTGGTGATGGGGATGGCGCACCGAGGCCGTTTAAATATGTTGGTAAACGTATTGGGTAAAAAACCGGCGGAATTATTTGATGAATTTGCAGGCAAACACGCCGATGATAACCGTACTGGTGACGTGAAATATCACCAAGGTTTCTCATCTGATTTCGATGTGGACGGCGAACGTGTGCATTTAACCCTTGCATTTAACCCATCGCATTTAGAAATCGTAAGCCCTGTGGTTATCGGTTCGGTACGTGCACGTCAAGAACGTATACGTGACACTGAGTATAATAAAGTCTTAGCTGTTACCGTACATGGCGATTCGGCTGTTGCTGGTCAAGGCGTAGTACAAGAAACCTTAAATATGTCTAATGCTCGAGGTTATAAAGTTGGCGGTACGATTCGAATCGTGATCAATAACCAAATCGGTTTTACCACCTCTAACCCGAACGACACTCGTTCAACCGAATTCTGTACTGATATTGCCAAAATGATTCAGGCACCGATTATTCACGTTAATGGTGATGATCCTGAAGCAGTCGCATTTGCTGCCCGAATGGCAGTCGAATATCGTACCTTATTCAAACGCGATATTTTTATCGATCTGATTTCTTACCGTCGTCATGGTCATAATGAGGCGGATGAACCGTTAGCTACACAACCAATGATGTATAGCATCATTAAAAAACACCCGACACCGCGTAAAGTCTATGCAGATCGTTTAGTTGCCGAAGGCGTATTAAACCAAGATCAAGCCACTGAAATAATGAATAACTATCGTGATGCGTTGGATAACGGTGATCGTGTTGTACCGGAATGGCGTGAGATGGATATGGCGGCGGTTGATTGGTTGCAATACCTCAATTATGACTGGACAGCACCGTATGAAAGCAAATTTCCATTAGATCGTTTCCAAACTCTAGCAAAACGTGTATGCGAATATCCTGAAAGTTTACGACCACATTCTCGCGTCGAGAAAATCTATAACGACCGTAAAGAGATGTACGAAGGTAAAAAATTATTAGATTGGGGTATGGCGGAAACGATGGCATACGCTACCCTATTAGATGAAGGTACGCACGTGCGTTTATCCGGAGAAGATGCCGGTCGTGGTACATTCTTCCACCGCCATGCGGTTGTACATAACCAAAATGACGGTACAGGTTATGTACCGCTTGCTCATTTACACGCAAATCAAGGGCGTTTTGAAGTGTGGGATTCGGTACTTTCCGAAGAAGCGGTATTAGCCTTTGAATATGGATATGCGACAACCGACCCGAAAACATTAACCATTTGGGAAGCACAGTTCGGTGACTTTGCCAATGGCGCACAAATCGTTATCGACCAATTTATCAGCTCTGGAGAACAAAAATGGGGCAGAATGTGCGGTCTAGTGATGTTGCTTCCACACGGTTATGAAGGACAAGGTCCGGAACACTCTTCCGCTCGTCTGGAACGTTACTTGCAGCTTTGTGCCCAACAAAATATGCAAGTTTGTGTACCAAGTACACCGGCACAGGTTTACCATATGCTCCGCCGCCAAGCGATTCGCAAAATGCGTCGTCCATTAGTTGCGATTTCACCTAAATCGTTATTACGCCACCCATTAGCGGTTTCTTCCTTAGCAGAATTGGTTGATGGCGAATTCCAAACGGTGATCGGCGAAATTGACAGTAATATCAAGGCGAAAAAAGTGAAACGTGTTGTGATGTGTTCAGGTAAGGTTTATTACGATTTACTCGAACAACGCCGCCAAAACGAACAAACTGATGTAGCGATTGTTCGTATCGAACAACTTTATCCATTCCCATATGAGGATATGAAAAAAGTATTAGAACCTTACGTACATGTAAAAGACTTTGTTTGGTGTCAAGAAGAGCCGCTTAATCAAGGCGCATGGTATTGCAGTAAACATAATTTTGAAGCATCAGTCCCAGAAAAAGCGAAGTTAACTTATGCAGGCCGTCCTGCATCTGCATCTCCTGCGGTGGGCTATACTTCATTGCATACTCAGCAACAAAAACAATTAGTGGCAGAAGCTTTAACGCTTTAA